A stretch of the uncultured Bacteroides sp. genome encodes the following:
- a CDS encoding DUF3316 domain-containing protein, producing MKKITALIIILIGLSGNSSAQCDSLQANRYVTRSTTYGVGYTNILDTYLSPQEYTGIEGRVARETIRMTKLFDGHISLQNFFQANLSYTHNHTEDNNTFAGLVNWNYGLHYQFRINENLKLLAGGLSDMNGGFVYNLRNSNNPASAKVYVNIAASGMAIYRFKIKNYQMVARYQANVPVAGVMFSPNYGQSYYEIFTLGNSDGVIKFTTLKSQPSVRQIFSLDLPICYSKLRLSYLWDIQQSKVNQLKTHTYSHIFMVGFVRDLYLMKSKRGNPLPENVRAY from the coding sequence ATGAAGAAAATTACAGCATTAATCATAATTCTGATTGGACTGAGCGGAAATAGTTCCGCTCAATGTGATTCATTACAGGCCAACCGATACGTCACTCGTTCCACAACATACGGTGTGGGATACACAAATATTCTTGATACATACCTTTCCCCTCAGGAATACACAGGTATTGAGGGACGTGTTGCCAGAGAAACGATTCGGATGACCAAGCTCTTTGATGGACATATATCATTGCAGAATTTTTTTCAGGCAAATCTTTCCTACACTCATAATCACACAGAAGACAATAACACTTTTGCCGGGCTGGTAAACTGGAACTATGGTTTGCATTATCAATTTCGAATAAATGAGAACCTGAAACTACTGGCCGGAGGATTGAGCGATATGAATGGAGGCTTTGTCTATAACCTCCGGAATTCAAACAATCCTGCATCAGCTAAGGTTTATGTTAATATTGCAGCTTCAGGCATGGCCATTTACCGGTTTAAGATTAAGAACTATCAAATGGTTGCGCGCTACCAGGCCAATGTTCCTGTGGCAGGTGTTATGTTTTCTCCAAACTACGGGCAGTCTTACTACGAGATATTCACTCTGGGCAATAGTGACGGAGTGATAAAATTCACCACTTTGAAAAGTCAGCCTTCCGTTCGCCAAATATTCTCACTGGATCTCCCAATATGCTATTCCAAACTAAGACTCAGCTACCTTTGGGACATCCAGCAATCAAAAGTCAATCAGCTAAAGACTCATACGTATTCCCATATATTTATGGTGGGATTTGTGAGGGACCTTTACCTAATGAAAAGTAAAAGAGGTAATCCGCTTCCGGAAAATGTAAGAGCTTATTAG
- a CDS encoding DNA gyrase/topoisomerase IV subunit A has product MSDDTIDKNELNDEEGSSTEENITEEENTTEEELAIINEHSDYKPVGSQDDNVKHQLSGMYQSWFLDYASYVILERAVPHINDGLKPVQRRILHSMKRLDDGRYNKVANIVGHTMQFHPHGDASIGDALVQLGQKDLLIDCQGNWGNILTGDGAAAPRYIEARLSKFALDVVFNPKTTEWKQSYDGRNKEPITLPVKFPLLLAQGVEGIAVGLSSKILPHNFNELCDASVSYLHGEEFKLYPDFQTGGSIDVSRYNDGERGGAVKIRSKINKIDNKTLAITEIPYGKNTTSVIESILRAVDKGKIKIRKVDDNTSSQVEILVHLAPGVSSDKTIDALYAFTDCEISVSPNCCIIDEQKPHFLKVSDVLKKSVDNTLSLLRQELLIHKGELLENLQYSSLEKIFIEERIYKDKQFEQANSMDEACEHIDSRLTPFYPILIREVTKEDILKLMEIKMGRILKFNSDKAEELIARMKSEIEEIDKHLANIVEYTVDWYTMLKNKYGKNFPRLTELRNFDTIVAAKVVEANEKLYINREEGFIGTSLKKDEYIANCSDIDDVIIFYRDGKYRIVRVADKMFVGKNILYVNIFKKNDKRTIYNAVYRDGKEGFHYIKRFNVTAMTRDREYDITQGTPGSRIVYFSANPNGEAEVIKVTLKPNPRIRRIIFEKDFSEIAIKGRQSMGNILTKNDVHKVGLKQKGGSTLGGRKVWFDRDVLRLNYDGRGEFLGEFQSDDSILIVLNNGDFYTTNFDLSNHYEDNVSIVEKFDPNKIWSAALYDADQQNYPYLKRFCFEGSSRKQNYMGDNKESKLILLTDEYYPRLEVVLGGNDSFRDPLIIDADEFISIKSFKAKGKRITTFTIGTINELEPTRFPELDREESDNEETESENMDPDKDKTEGDIIDEITGQMKLF; this is encoded by the coding sequence ATGAGCGACGACACAATCGATAAAAATGAATTAAACGACGAGGAAGGCTCTTCAACCGAAGAAAACATCACGGAAGAAGAGAATACTACAGAAGAAGAATTGGCAATTATCAATGAGCATTCTGACTATAAACCAGTTGGTTCTCAGGACGACAACGTGAAACATCAACTTTCAGGAATGTATCAAAGTTGGTTCCTGGATTACGCTTCTTATGTAATTCTGGAACGTGCCGTGCCCCATATTAACGATGGACTAAAACCGGTTCAGCGACGTATTCTTCACTCGATGAAACGGTTGGACGACGGACGATACAACAAAGTGGCTAACATTGTGGGACACACCATGCAGTTTCACCCTCACGGGGATGCTTCCATTGGCGACGCACTTGTTCAGTTAGGTCAAAAAGACTTATTGATAGACTGCCAGGGTAACTGGGGTAACATACTTACCGGCGATGGCGCAGCTGCTCCACGTTATATAGAAGCACGACTTTCAAAATTTGCTCTTGACGTGGTATTTAACCCAAAAACCACAGAATGGAAACAATCTTACGACGGACGAAACAAAGAACCAATAACCCTTCCGGTAAAGTTCCCGCTTCTTTTAGCTCAGGGAGTGGAAGGTATTGCTGTAGGACTCTCTTCCAAAATTTTACCGCATAACTTCAATGAATTATGCGATGCTTCTGTCTCTTATCTACATGGAGAAGAGTTTAAGCTTTATCCTGACTTCCAGACAGGAGGTTCCATTGACGTATCCAGATACAATGACGGTGAACGTGGAGGAGCGGTAAAAATACGATCAAAGATTAATAAAATAGACAACAAAACTCTTGCTATCACAGAGATTCCTTATGGAAAGAACACTACCTCTGTGATTGAATCTATTTTAAGAGCTGTTGATAAGGGGAAAATTAAGATTCGGAAAGTTGACGATAATACTTCCTCTCAGGTAGAAATTCTTGTTCACTTGGCTCCGGGAGTATCTTCAGATAAAACAATTGACGCACTTTATGCCTTTACAGATTGTGAAATCAGCGTTTCGCCCAACTGTTGTATAATAGATGAGCAAAAGCCTCATTTTCTAAAGGTTAGTGACGTACTGAAAAAGTCTGTAGATAATACACTAAGCTTGCTGCGACAGGAATTGTTGATACACAAAGGTGAGTTACTGGAAAATCTGCAATATTCTTCTTTGGAAAAAATATTTATTGAAGAACGAATCTATAAAGACAAACAGTTTGAACAGGCCAATTCAATGGATGAAGCTTGTGAGCATATTGACAGCAGACTTACTCCTTTCTATCCAATCTTGATTCGTGAAGTTACTAAAGAGGATATTCTGAAGTTAATGGAGATTAAGATGGGACGTATCCTTAAGTTCAACTCTGATAAAGCAGAAGAACTGATTGCCAGAATGAAAAGTGAGATCGAGGAGATTGATAAACACCTCGCAAACATTGTGGAATATACAGTTGACTGGTACACAATGCTGAAAAACAAATACGGCAAAAACTTCCCTCGCTTAACAGAACTTCGGAACTTTGATACAATTGTGGCTGCAAAAGTGGTGGAAGCCAATGAGAAATTATATATAAACAGAGAAGAAGGATTCATTGGAACCTCACTAAAAAAAGACGAGTATATTGCTAATTGCTCGGACATTGATGATGTGATAATCTTCTACCGCGACGGGAAATACAGAATTGTTCGTGTGGCTGACAAGATGTTTGTGGGAAAGAACATCCTTTATGTGAACATTTTCAAGAAGAATGACAAGCGTACCATCTACAATGCTGTTTACAGAGATGGTAAAGAAGGATTTCATTATATCAAAAGATTCAATGTAACCGCCATGACCCGAGACAGGGAATACGATATTACACAAGGGACTCCCGGTTCACGGATAGTTTACTTCAGTGCAAATCCTAATGGAGAAGCTGAAGTGATTAAAGTTACCCTGAAACCAAATCCACGAATCAGAAGAATTATTTTCGAAAAAGATTTCAGTGAAATAGCCATAAAAGGGCGTCAGTCAATGGGTAATATTCTGACCAAGAATGATGTACACAAAGTAGGATTAAAACAAAAAGGAGGCTCTACACTGGGTGGACGAAAAGTATGGTTCGACCGTGACGTATTGCGTTTGAACTATGACGGAAGAGGAGAATTTCTTGGAGAATTTCAAAGTGATGACAGCATTCTTATTGTGCTCAACAACGGAGACTTCTATACCACGAACTTTGATCTCAGCAACCACTATGAGGACAATGTAAGCATAGTTGAGAAGTTTGATCCAAACAAAATATGGTCTGCTGCACTTTACGATGCCGATCAGCAAAACTACCCTTATCTGAAACGCTTTTGCTTTGAAGGTTCATCACGCAAACAGAACTATATGGGAGATAATAAGGAGAGTAAGTTAATCTTGCTGACTGATGAATATTATCCTCGTCTGGAAGTTGTATTAGGAGGAAATGATAGTTTCCGCGATCCGTTGATAATTGATGCGGATGAGTTTATCTCCATTAAAAGTTTTAAGGCAAAAGGCAAACGCATTACAACCTTTACCATTGGTACTATCAACGAACTTGAGCCAACGCGTTTTCCGGAACTGGACAGAGAAGAGTCTGATAATGAAGAAACAGAATCTGAAAACATGGATCCCGATAAAGACAAAACTGAAGGCGATATAATTGATGAGATAACAGGACAGATGAAATTATTCTGA
- a CDS encoding glycine--tRNA ligase: MAQEDVFKKIVSHCKEYGYVFPSSDIYDGLGAVYDYGQMGVELKNNIKKYWWDSMVLLHENIVGIDSAIFMHPTIWKASGHVDAFNDPLIDNKDSKKRYRADVLIEDQLAKYDDKINKEVEKARKKFGESFDEAEYRSTNGRVLDHQAKRDALHERFAKALNDNNLDELRQIIVDEEIVCPISGTKNWTEVRQFNLMFSTEMGSTSEGASKIYLRPETAQGIFVNYLNVQKTGRMKIPFGIAQIGKAFRNEIVARQFIFRMREFEQMEMQFFVRPGEELNWFKTWKEQRLKWHKALGLGDKKYRFHDHDKLAHYANAATDIEFEMPFGFKEVEGIHSRTNFDLSQHEKFSGKNIKYFDPELNESYTPFVIETSIGVDRMFLSVMCSSYCEETLEGGETRVVLKLPAALAPVKLAVLPLTKKDGLPEKAREIINELKFHFNCQYDEKDSIGKRYRRQDAIGTPYCVTVDHQTLEDNCVTIRHRDTMQQERVAISELNNIIADKVSIISLLKTLI, translated from the coding sequence ATGGCACAAGAAGATGTTTTTAAGAAAATTGTATCACACTGTAAAGAGTATGGTTATGTATTCCCTTCCAGCGATATTTATGATGGATTAGGAGCGGTGTATGACTACGGTCAGATGGGAGTGGAGTTGAAAAATAACATCAAGAAATATTGGTGGGACAGCATGGTGTTGTTGCACGAGAATATTGTAGGTATTGACTCTGCTATTTTTATGCACCCAACAATTTGGAAGGCTTCAGGTCACGTGGATGCATTTAATGACCCATTGATTGATAATAAAGATTCTAAAAAACGTTATCGTGCAGATGTTCTTATTGAAGATCAGCTGGCTAAATATGATGATAAGATCAATAAAGAGGTAGAAAAGGCACGTAAAAAATTCGGAGAGTCGTTTGATGAAGCTGAGTACCGTTCTACAAATGGTCGTGTACTTGATCATCAAGCTAAACGTGATGCTTTGCATGAGAGATTTGCTAAAGCTCTGAATGATAATAATCTGGATGAACTTCGTCAGATTATTGTTGATGAAGAGATTGTTTGTCCTATTTCAGGTACAAAGAACTGGACGGAAGTTCGTCAGTTTAACTTAATGTTCTCTACAGAGATGGGATCTACCAGTGAAGGTGCATCGAAGATTTATCTTCGTCCTGAAACAGCACAGGGTATCTTTGTTAATTACCTGAATGTACAAAAGACCGGTCGTATGAAAATACCTTTCGGTATTGCTCAGATTGGTAAAGCTTTCCGTAATGAGATTGTTGCCCGTCAGTTTATTTTCCGTATGCGTGAGTTTGAACAGATGGAGATGCAGTTCTTTGTTCGTCCGGGTGAGGAACTTAACTGGTTCAAGACCTGGAAAGAACAACGTTTGAAATGGCACAAAGCTCTTGGATTAGGTGATAAGAAATACCGTTTCCATGATCACGATAAGTTGGCTCACTATGCAAATGCAGCTACTGATATTGAATTTGAAATGCCATTCGGATTTAAAGAAGTGGAAGGTATCCATTCTCGTACAAACTTTGACTTAAGTCAGCACGAGAAATTCTCAGGGAAGAACATTAAATACTTTGATCCGGAATTGAATGAATCATATACTCCGTTTGTGATTGAAACATCTATCGGTGTTGACCGTATGTTCCTTAGTGTAATGTGTTCTTCTTACTGCGAAGAAACTTTAGAAGGAGGCGAAACTCGTGTAGTGCTCAAATTGCCTGCTGCTCTCGCTCCTGTGAAACTAGCTGTATTGCCATTGACAAAGAAAGACGGACTTCCAGAAAAAGCACGTGAGATAATCAATGAATTGAAGTTTCATTTCAATTGCCAATACGATGAAAAGGACTCAATTGGTAAACGTTACCGTCGTCAGGATGCTATTGGTACTCCATACTGTGTTACAGTGGATCATCAAACCCTTGAAGATAATTGCGTAACTATTCGTCATCGTGATACAATGCAGCAGGAACGCGTTGCAATATCTGAACTTAATAACATAATTGCTGATAAAGTTAGTATCATTAGTCTGTTGAAGACATTGATTTAA
- a CDS encoding FKBP-type peptidyl-prolyl cis-trans isomerase: MNKKIVLLPVLLLMMLLSFTSCNESTAVSQYDNWQQRNQTCLDSLQNVVDSKSNPNLFVVTAMSNSKLKIYAEKVARYAATGSRPLDTDTVQVYYRGKLINGEVFDQNFSGTNPDPNFDIPFKTAVNGGVIAGWTEVLRMMKKGERWMVYIPYQLAYGTAGSGAILGYSTLIFDMNLVNYSSPEPK; encoded by the coding sequence ATGAATAAAAAAATAGTTTTACTTCCAGTATTATTGCTGATGATGCTGTTGTCTTTTACTTCTTGTAACGAATCGACAGCAGTTAGCCAATATGATAACTGGCAGCAACGTAATCAGACATGTCTTGATTCTCTGCAAAATGTTGTGGACAGCAAGTCAAATCCAAACTTATTTGTAGTTACTGCGATGAGTAATTCAAAGCTGAAGATTTATGCAGAAAAGGTTGCCAGATATGCAGCAACAGGAAGTCGTCCTTTGGATACAGATACAGTGCAGGTTTACTATAGAGGGAAGCTGATTAATGGTGAAGTCTTTGATCAGAACTTTAGTGGAACTAATCCTGATCCTAATTTTGATATTCCGTTTAAAACAGCTGTTAATGGTGGCGTTATTGCGGGATGGACGGAAGTTCTTCGCATGATGAAAAAAGGAGAACGTTGGATGGTTTATATTCCATATCAGTTAGCATATGGAACTGCTGGTAGTGGAGCAATTTTAGGTTATTCAACATTGATATTTGATATGAATCTAGTCAATTACTCGAGTCCCGAACCAAAGTAA